A window of Leishmania major strain Friedlin complete genome, chromosome 27 genomic DNA:
acgtcCGGCAGGAAGAGGCGCGACTGACCGACGAGTACCAGGGTGTCTGCCACCAGCTGCAAAACGTCAACACGGCTCTGCAGGAGTGCAACGAGGAGCATGATctgtggcagcgacgcgtgtacgagagggcggcggagctgcaggcgcagcaggccgCAGTCGCCTCCGTGCACAGGCGCTACGTCAAGGCGCAGAAGGTTGTCGAGGCTCTTCAGCGGCGCAACGCGGTTACGGAGGTGCAGAAATCGGAGCAGGTAGAGAAGCAGCTcgacgtggcggcgcagctgaagagcgaggaggccgcTCTCGCCCTTGCGAAGCGGGCAGCCCACACtgccgcgcagacggcaGTGTCTGTCAGAGGGGAGGTCAACATTCTGCAGCAGCAAATCACCGGCGAAGCGGCCGAGCAGCATCGCAACGCTGCGTGGCTCGCGGAGAAGCGTGGGCAACTACGCGCGCTCGAGAGCGTGTTGACGTCATTCGAGGAGCACATCCAGCAGACCCACCGGGAGTTGTACGTCGTGACGCAGGAGGCAGAGTTTAGCGAGGCGAGAGCGAAGAAGCAGGCctttgcgtgcgcgcacctcctcagCAGCATTGAGAACAAAGAAGCGGAGCTGGCCCATTACGAGGGGAGTCTCAccgaggtggaggcgcgcATCAAGCAGCAACAGGTGCTGCTCGAGTCGATGGTGGCGGAGCGGAACACGTACACCTCGCACTACAACCAGCTGAAGCAAGGCCTcagtgagcagcagcatcggtTCTCACTACTGCTGGCGAAGGTGCAGTCGATGCGCAGCTCCATCCAGAAGCGGGGGAAGGATGTGAAGCTCGAAGTGGCACACATCCAGctcctgcggcagcagcgaaagGAGCTTGAGGCGCACGTGACGGACTACCAGCGGCGGGCCCAcacgaggcagcggtgcgccgatGCGCTGGGGCAGGAGATACAGCAGCTTCGCGCGGTTCTCAGCGACGCAGCGGACGAGACGgcccggcagcagcgccgctgccatgaCGTTGTGCATGAGAAGGACAGGCTCGACCGCCAAGTGACGGACCGCGCCACggagctgcacgcgctgtACGAGCAGGCCCGCACGCAACAGTCTCTTCTTCAACACCACGAGCGCCTCTACAACGACCAGGCACGACAGCTGGAGCACCTCCAGTACCAGACGTTGCAgtttgcgcagcagctggagcagctgcgtaTGTTCGTCGCCCGCCTGCCAGAGTTGCGCGTACTGCTGAACAACGCAACGCgtgagctgcagcgggagaaggtgcgggtgcaggcgctgctggatgcCGCGTACCACCCCGTTAATGTGCACCCGTACCACGAGGTGGCCTCGGCTGAGCCGGAGACgtatgcgctgctgcagcgtgtgcagaagctgcagcgggTCCTGGTCCAGCGCCGGAATCAGCTagaggagaaagaggcggCTATCCAGTCGGTGGAGCAGCGCTACATGAAAGCCAAGGCCACCGTCGCGCACCAGCCCGGGCCGGAGATCGCGGAGCAGCTGACTGCCTATCAAGAGAACCTCGTGAAGAAGGGCCAGCATATGCGGCAGATGCAGGAGGCCCTCGAGTTCTTCAGGTCGCAGACGGACCAGTTCAAGGCTCGACATGACGTACTGCGAGAACGGCTAGCGGAAATGGGCAAGACGTACGCGGCGGGCCGTGCGGAGGATGAGAGACGCTCCAGAGCAGGCGCTTTGACAGGCGCCAcgtccgccacgccgcgcCCCGACTCGCCATCCGTGACGGCTGAGCCCGTCGTATACCGCGGCTTTGTGGCACCTCCGCGCGCCACGATGAACACCGCTGCCACGTCAGCGTTGCTCCTCGCGCCACCCCCGATGAGGGAGTAGACCCTCCTCTTGGGGGAATCCCCCAGAACACGTGACAGCGGCAGTCTCGGTGAACGCGCTGAGTACGACGGCCCTTCTCACGCAAAGTGCGACCGTCCCCTTTCCTTTTACCTCAGCGTCATTCTGCTGTTGACGGTCTACACATGATGTACACGTATCCTTTTCTGTGTCCCTCTCCGTGGACGATGCCCCTCCGCCCATCagcgccatcatcgccatTATTGCCAGTTGCACCACAGGCGTGAGTGAGAAGGGGCGGCGAGCCGCGATGGTCCGGCTCGCTGTGTTCCTCATGCGTGGTGTCGCTGCACACGGCTTCTCCAAGgcggcaggagagagaggcggtgcggtgcGCGACACGTACGccactgcacacacacacacacacacacacacacacacacacacacacacacgcacgcatctctctctctctttccgttgCTCTTGTTTGTTTGTCCTCTACGCCCTGTGCCCCCGGGTGAcgaggtgaggggagggggcgcacacATCTCCGTGCGCGTCATCACGCGGCCCAGcggcccccctctctctccctgccaatgccgaaccACTTCTGGCGGTGACAGGGTGAGGTGCCGACGACGTGGGGAGGCCCGAGCGACGTATCGCTACGGGTGTCGGCGGTCAGGCCCTGGATAGCATTGCGCCGAAGCCACCTGAGTCGGTGCACGCGTTTGAGCCATCCACGCCATAggcagggcggcggcgtgactcgagcgtgtCCCACTCCCGCCCCTCGCAGTGTCCACTGGTGGTGCGGGGAGCGtgcatgccgccgcgcggGGGATGGCACCAAACGGCGACCTGCGGAGCGGGTGTGTGGGTAGAgtttgaggcaggggccgtgtTCTCGGATGAATGCGTGGGCTCATTGTGGTgtagcgcgtgtgtctagcgctgcttcgcacctcGCGATGGGTGCCCGTGGCAGGGCCGACGGCTCGAGAGAGGTGGCTCACTCGTGTTGTATGGCAGAGAAATGAGCACACGCGGAGGAACACAAACTTCTCTGTGAAGAACTCGACATGCTGCGTCTGTCGTTGTCTCGGGGTCTCTCTTGCGCAGTTCGACAGCGTTGCCCTCCTTGTGGAGGAGAAAGCACGGCATAGCGTTGCGCGGCGCGACACTTACGTGGGCGAGGGGGACGGCATGGCGCTCAtgggcgcacgcgcacggaTTCCTCACTTGTGACCCACCatggcccccccccccctcccccacatgttcgcgcgtgcgcgcgcagagaTGCACGGTGGCTACcggcgtgtctctctccctcctctctgaCCCCTTTTCTCCCCGCTgactccctccctctctctgtcggcGGCCGTGCCAGGACATCCGCAGACCGTTGCGGTTCTTGCCTTtgcgctcacacacgcatcaAGGTACACGCACCTGGCCCAccgtcctctctctccctccctctgcatcTACAGGCGCCAACGACATCTGCCCGGCACGGCACTTCTTTTCGGCCTCACGACGGCACAgacgcgcctgcagcgcacaTCAAAAAACGGGAGCGAGTCcgtcttgtgtgtgtgtgtgtgtgtgcacgcttTCGGTTTCTCACTTCTGCGACCTCCGCGcacacagcggcggcacaccgGCCGCTTCACAGCTCTCTCCCGCCTTTGCCTCGCATCTCGCTCTCGCGGCCTCTCCGCGGCGGTGTCCTCCTGCCCCTCTCTTCGCCGAGGCGCCATCTCTCGTTGCCCCGCCTCTTGCGTTGAGGAACGCAGCCCCGCCCCGTCATGCTGCGCAGGTGTCTCGCTCAGGCCTCCACGGCGCTTCGGTgtggcagcaccgctgcgctggcggctccCTTCGCCCCTTTCGGGTGCGGCGCCACCCGCACAGCTGCCGTGGATGCTGTGGCGTGCTCGCGGCTGGCATCGAGCACGGCGGCATACCCCACGTTACGGACGAGCTGCCGATGGCAGTCGACAGGCGTCACGCCGtggaagagcagcggcaacagcggtggaggcggcaacggcggccagcagcagggacGCACGTGGGTGAACCCGAACGCTGTGCCACCGGGCGAGTTCCTAAAGAAGTACGCACGCGACTTgaccgaggaggc
This region includes:
- a CDS encoding conserved hypothetical protein (previous protein_id=AAZ10005.1), with protein sequence MSVSSPLDGGGAGGTVVQSSATHRGASAPANTTAATAEPHTPLFTAAENAELQAIEAECNTFHEYERQYQEVLMTLEGDDVLDKFRAEYEGLHSSLLRSHEGEGRLLRKCTDLQSDIDACAEKAVAAAEMTLGDRDTIANLKSETERTSHRLTEVREKEAQLKETIATLKREIAVQQAKAQDPIEMPEQEAALQSLRRLHETLQREEEQLTQQLRSTSLDMAATQRRIATLVSSNSGNAAELRLVREAIVQSEEEVQRVLQSKSMKEQELQAVRDTIARRIAYYTSQQHTLEALVEDHERNGQELRDVRQEEARLTDEYQGVCHQLQNVNTALQECNEEHDLWQRRVYERAAELQAQQAAVASVHRRYVKAQKVVEALQRRNAVTEVQKSEQVEKQLDVAAQLKSEEAALALAKRAAHTAAQTAVSVRGEVNILQQQITGEAAEQHRNAAWLAEKRGQLRALESVLTSFEEHIQQTHRELYVVTQEAEFSEARAKKQAFACAHLLSSIENKEAELAHYEGSLTEVEARIKQQQVLLESMVAERNTYTSHYNQLKQGLSEQQHRFSLLLAKVQSMRSSIQKRGKDVKLEVAHIQLLRQQRKELEAHVTDYQRRAHTRQRCADALGQEIQQLRAVLSDAADETARQQRRCHDVVHEKDRLDRQVTDRATELHALYEQARTQQSLLQHHERLYNDQARQLEHLQYQTLQFAQQLEQLRMFVARLPELRVLLNNATRELQREKVRVQALLDAAYHPVNVHPYHEVASAEPETYALLQRVQKLQRVLVQRRNQLEEKEAAIQSVEQRYMKAKATVAHQPGPEIAEQLTAYQENLVKKGQHMRQMQEALEFFRSQTDQFKARHDVLRERLAEMGKTYAAGRAEDERRSRAGALTGATSATPRPDSPSVTAEPVVYRGFVAPPRATMNTAATSALLLAPPPMRE